The Apium graveolens cultivar Ventura chromosome 6, ASM990537v1, whole genome shotgun sequence genome contains a region encoding:
- the LOC141664953 gene encoding uncharacterized protein LOC141664953, which translates to MRLHLDKKQRDKSKDVKDDETAIPDEDDEEQQLLEREQSPLLENRECKDKQRIKGSPYRVFRWIHGPIRLHQFVYQRNEDLRAYLTRFCAHIAKITDLVDPLSVSYLIAGIDRSRHSQLLEELFEKEPKTLQAAIKIIEHRLTLQEAVESIQHSRSPKLRYDRSPRRPRDYEKSDGTRQQQQERPRGTRQSQSSPTSHIYHKSRFTEEPTHHGGKQPTSRSKDYQEPIKLNTDKETILAILKTDPSYRPPRPMNPNRPPSSKYCDYHEDTGHETETCFQLTNLKEEKVRDGHLARYLDNLQLHRSQSHDSDRVIDVISGGYSAGGSSNNSKKLYARDVYRIESKRPRKNPTPVISFSDEDYTDDIIEDHQDALIITTKIGTNTVKKILVDNGSSENILYYSAFSKMDLGDRKLDTAKATPLYGFTGNEVKLVGIVDLHVLFGSPPCQVWQGVKFYVVNAKSNFNAIIGRTIIGPLRAITSIAHLKMKFPTEFGVGEICGDQRASRQCYIGNSIPKKRNPQTE; encoded by the coding sequence AAGATAAACAGAGAATTAAAGGTTCCCCCTATCGAGTCTTTCGATGGATCCACGGACCCATCAGACTTCATCAATTTGTTTACCAACGAAACGAGGACCTACGAGCATATCTCACTCGCTTTTGTGCCCATATTGCAAAAATTACTGACCTTGTTGATCCATTATCAGTAAGTTATCTCATAGCCGGCATCGACAGGTCTCGTCACAGCCAGCTTCTCGAGGAACTCTTTGAAAAAGAACCCAAGACATTGCAGGCAGCAATAAAAATTATAGAACACAGATTGACTCTCCAAGAGGCTGTCGAGAGCATCCAGCACTCCCGATCTCCGAAGCTTCGATATGATCGAAGCCCGAGGAGGCCCCGTGACTATGAAAAAAGTGACGGCACGAGACAACAACAGCAAGAGAGGCCCCGAGGCACACGACAATCTCAATCATCACCAACGTCTCACATCTATCACAAATCCCGCTTTACAGAAGAGCCTACACACCATGGTGGTAAACAACCAACCTCGAGGAGTAAAGATTATCAAGAACCTATAAAGTTGAACACTGATAAGGAAACGATCTTGGCAATCCTCAAAACTGATCCTTCTTATAGACCCCCGAGACCTATGAATCCGAACAGACCACCTAGCAGCAAATATTGTGACTATCATGAAGATACTGGTCACGAAACAGAAACATGCTTCCAGTTGACAAACCTCAAAGAGGAAAAGGTGCGTGATGGACACTTAGCCCGTTACCTGGATAATCTTCAACTTCATAGATCCCAGAGTCATGACTCAGACAGGGTGATTGATGTCATATCAGGAGGATATTCGGCTGGAGGATCCTCAAATAATTCTAAAAAACTATATGCTAGAGATGTTTACAGGATTGAATCCAAAAGGCCGCGAAAGAATCCAACCCCAGTAATCTCCTTCTCAGATGAGGATTATACAGACGACATCATTGAGGATCATCAAGATGCCCTTATCATCACAACTAAAATTGGAACAAACACAGTCAAAAAAATCTTGGTAGACAATGGAAGCTCGGAAAACATTCTGTACTACAGTGCATTCTCTAAAATGGATCTGGGAGATAGGAAGCTCGACACAGCTAAAGCCACACCTCTATATGGATTCACAGGAAACGAGGTCAAGCTCGTGGGCATCGTTGACCTCCATGTCCTCTTCGGCTCTCCACCATGCCAAGTTTGGCAAGGGGTCAAGTTTTATGTGGTTAATGCAAAATCAAATTTCAATGCTATCATTGGTAGAACTATTATCGGTCCACTCAGAGCAATCACATCCATTGCCCATCTTAAAATGAAATTCCCAACAGAATTTGGAGTCGGTGAGATATGCGGTGATCAACGAGCTTCACGACAATGTTATATAGGCAATTCAATTCCAAAAAAGCGTAATCCACAAACTGAATAA
- the LOC141664079 gene encoding uncharacterized protein LOC141664079 — MSEEDHGGWSPTGAPVNFQRDYYFRHFGNSVNAVSCGFVATAILISMFLVMALFERFLRHTSPETSPSSDRSLADEVSQVGYHGKLSHPSPKILTRPTEISVLMPGETIPTFIAQPAPVPCPQERVSWPPHNHA; from the exons ATGAGTGAAGAAGATCATGGGGGATGGTCACCTACTGGAGCTCCGGTGAATTTTCAGAGAGATTACTATTTTAGACATTTTGGTAACTCAGTCAATGCAGTTTCTTGTGGCTTTGTTGCTACTGCTATTCTCATTTCTATGTTTCTTGTTATGGCTCTGTTTGAGAGGTTTCTTAGACATACTTCGCCGGAAACATCGCCGTCCAGTGACCGGAGTCTTGCTGATGAGGTGTCACAAGTGGGGTACCATGGAAAGCTTAGTCACCCGTCACCCAAG ATTCTTACGAGGCCGACAGAAATTTCAGTGTTGATGCCCGGAGAAACTATTCCTACCTTCATTGCACAGCCTGCTCCTGTGCCTTGTCCCCAAGAACGAGTATCATGGCCTCCTCATAATCATGCTTGA